One Euphorbia lathyris chromosome 1, ddEupLath1.1, whole genome shotgun sequence DNA segment encodes these proteins:
- the LOC136210673 gene encoding PGR5-like protein 1A, chloroplastic translates to MASKLAFSLTSPRVSSAPIHKPFKSSSPSTNVQSILLNGKHLSLRRRLFLLPPVKATADQQGQVGEDEVVDSKILQYCSIDQKDKKSIGEMEQDFLQALQSFYYEGKAIMSNEEFDNLKEELMWEGSSVVMLSSDEQKFLEASMAYVAGKPILNDQEFDNLKLRLKQEGSEIVVEGPRCSLRSKKVYSDLSVDYLKMLLLNVPASVVALGLFFFLDDVTGFEITYLLELPEPFSFIFTWFAAVPLIVWLSQAFTNTIVKDFLILKGPCPNCGTENLSFFGTILSVSSGGTTNNIKCANCATEMIYDSKTRLITLPEGSNA, encoded by the exons ATGGCTAGCAAATTAGCCTTCTCTCTCACTTCCCCTCGTGTTTCCTCTGCTCCTATTCACAAACCATTCaaatcttcttctccttctacTAATGTTCAATCGATTCTGCTCAATGGAAAACATTTATCCCTTCGTCGCAGACTTTTTCTACTTCCACCTGTTAAGGCCACCGCTGATCAACAAG GTCAGGTTGGAGAAGATGAGGTTGTTGATAGTAAAATTCTACAATACTGTAGCATAGACCAGAAAGATAAGAAATCAATAGGTGAAATGGAGCAGGACTTTCTTCAAGCATTGCAA TCGTTTTATTATGAGGGAAAAGCTATAATGTCAAATGAAGAATTTGATAATCTCAAGGAAGAACTAATGTGGGAAGGAAGCAGTGTTGTTATGCTAA GTTCTGATGAACAGAAGTTTCTGGAGGCCTCAATGGCTTATGTGGCTGGGAAACCAATTCTGAATGATCAAGAATTTGATAATTTGAAGCTGAGACTAAAG CAAGAAGGCAGTGAAATAGTAGTTGAAGGTCCGCGATGCAGTCTGCGTAGTAAAAAG GTTTACAGTGATCTATCTGTCGACTATTTAAAGATGTTGCTGCTGAACGTCCCCGCCTCTGTTGTTGCACTAGGCTT GTTTTTCTTCTTGGATGATGTGACTGGATTTGAAATAACATATCTTCTGGAG CTTCCGGAACCATTCAGCTTCATCTTCACTTGGTTTGCTGCTGTGCCTCTCATAGTTTGGTTATCTCAGGCTTTTACAAACACAATTGTAAAAGACTTCCTTATCTTGAAG GGTCCTTGCCCCAACTGTGGAACTGAGAACCTCTCGTTTTTCGGAACCATTTTGTCAGTTTCGAGCGGTGGAACTACCAACAATATCAAATGTGCTAA TTGTGCAACTGAAATGATATATGATTCGAAGACGCGATTGATTACGCTGCCAGAAGGAAGCAATGCTTGA